The genomic segment CGAAAATGGAgcaaaaatgataaaaagagAAGGTGATGGATGCAACCTTCAATAGATGCAGTATCGGTGCTTTGTTATCCCATGCTTGGATGCGCTTCACGCCCTGTGGGAAATATTGGAGGCAGTCTACCTGAGGCAGGTGGAAAAGCTCATCGCTGCCTGGATGTGTTGACCCAATTATCTGGTGAAGGCTGCTCCAGCAAAATCAGCCTCCTAGGCAACCAGTCAGCTGGGTAACAGAAAGTTCCCCGACTCTTAGTTCATCTGGCCTTCAAGCCTGGGCCGTCACAACCTCACTCTGTTGTGTTAGCACATACATCCATCTAGAAAGCAAAAGCAATGACCAGGATCTATTTTCTTTGCATTGAAGCTGTCATGGCAGCACAGtggtttgtattttctttctgtgtctgtgtgagttctctccaggttttccagcttcctcccacctccaaaaacatgcgcttcaggttcattggctggtcccaaattcaCCGAATAGGTGTgagtgcatgcgtgcatgtttgtctgtctctgtgtggctctgcggtgcattggtgtcgcacccggagtttcccccgcctcacgtcctaaggcagctggggtaggctccagctccctgcgaccgatgcgagcggatgaagcggttgggaaaatgaatgaatgacaatatAATTAGATCAGAGGTGTAGCAGTTTCGCGAGTGCAGTTTGTCTGATAAAACACTCATGTGAAATTgagataaaacatttaacattctAATTCTATATGATAAAGCGCATATATGGTAAGTCTTTAAATGGACAAATTCAATGACAATGTTctgtttaataaaaaatatttaaaatattaattacaatCAAACTTGGTCTTTTCCTCTTGATAATGGAATGCCCATTGGGTCAGAAACACAACATTTGTATGTTGATGGGTCACACGAAGCACAGTTGCCTCCAGATCACTCAGCTTCTCCATACACTCACATTTCTCGTGCCTACTGGCCCACAGTTGTGTGTAACAGCTTTAGTTCCCTGAGTTCTAGAAGCTGATTGGCTATAATCAGCAGCTGTGTATTGTGTTACGACTGTGCTGCTGAGCGTTCTCAGAACAATACACTGAGAGAAGTGTCACATGAGCTCATGAAGTGtgacaacactgaacatcaatGGATGGTGTACATACAGTTGGCTCAGCTACTTTCATACTGGTCTCAGTGTTCTGGTCTTTACTGGGAGTGAACTGATGGGCACACACACTGGAAGGTAAAATGTTTTCTACCTGGTagtaataatagaaataataagtagaaaaataaaacaatcattcaatcattccAGTTTTCAGAAAGGTTTAAAataatcatgaaaataaaatttacaaatttaaagtttaaaggaTGACAAGAGTTCAGGTGAAGTCAAGAAAGGATCACTgataaaagctttaaaaaaggCTTTTTAAAGAGGTCGCCGAATCAGCTGATGTAACCTCTGGCAGATCGGTCCAGTAACTCTGGACCCTGAATGCAGAAGACTCGGGTGTATCTGGTGTTGCATTCAGGGGAATCCTGGAATGATATCTGTGATTGTCGGAGATGAAGATAGTGACAGCAGTATTACATATAATTCTACTCGTGCTTCAAATGTTCAGAGTATTCATTTACAAATCCTAGTGTCATCAGTGAAATCCCTATTCACCCCTTTGACCTTAAAGTCATTGCActcattgtgttgtgtgttgtgtgtctgtctacaACTGCAATGCTGCTCTCTGTGCCCCGTTGGCCATTGACCCAGGTGGGTATGTTTAATTCAGCTGGGTCAGTGACTCAGGTGTCAACGCCATTTCATATCCATGCATGAGACTGAGGGATGACAACATGCAGACCACATATGATGTGGTTCTCTGTAGAATGTCAGATtttagagctgttcataaattAGTGGTgttgaatgtttaaaaaagtcaaattGAGTTAATCAAAATAACAGATTGCAACTTCTATATAAGtggataaaatgtcattttggtGTCATTTGAAACCCTTTAAAATGCAAACAAGACGCAACAAAATCACCCTACTTTATCATAACTTTCTCAGAGGTTTCACGTGTTTATGTGAGTTTGcattgtgtttacatttgtacAACCCAAAGTCAAAGGTAGCAGttgttaaatacagtatttatttacttttcactTCAAGGTGTCCAGGTTCGCCAATAGACAGCTTTGTAAAAAGTAGAGGGAATGTCCATCtttatgcatcatttaaaaacttCTCCAACCTCTCTGTTAATCATCTCGGATTAATCAGTGCCTGCAGCAATACGCCTGTGCAGGTTTATGAAGCTTCTTAATTCGCAGTTTTTACTCAGTGCTATAGATTatggtgtttttcattttgaattaatttaatgattATATCCTCCATtaaagggcggcacggtggcgcagtggttagcgctgctgcctcacatcacggcggacccgggttcgagtcccgctctgtgcggagttcgcatgctctccccgtgtctgcgtgggctctctccgggttctccggcttcctcccacctccaaaagcatgcgcttcaggttgattggccggtcccaaattgaccataggagtgagtgagtgagtgtgtgtgtgaatgcttgtttgtttctgtgtggctccacggtacactggcgtcgtgcctggagtgtcccccgcctcacgccctgagactgccaggataggcactggctaccccgcgacctgcgttagcggattaagcgggttagaaaatgaatgaatgaatcctccATTAATTCTTTCCTTGAAAATCCAttggaaaatgtttaaaatgtcttcaagttATCACCCAACGGCTCTAATGATATCAAATTTTTTGGCAATATTccacttgtgtgtgctgtgCTTCCATCATGTGTCACATGTTACTGACTTGTTTTGAATCGCCTTGCTTTGCATGCAGGCAGGCAACGATGGAGAAAGCATCGGCAACTGTCCCTTCTCCCAGCGTCTCTTCATGATCCTCTGGCTCAAAGGGGTCGTGTTCAACGTCACCACCGTCGACCTTAAGAGGTTAGAAAATGGGAAGCCGTCGGAATAAAAACACGCTGATGTGCTCAACGGTTTCCttattgatttctttctttttcgcGTCCTCTGCAGGAAGCCAGCAGATCTGCACAACCTCGCTCCTGGCACGCACCCTCCTTTCCTGACCTTCAACGGAGAGGTCAAGACCGATATCAACAAGATTGAGGAGTTTCTGGAGGAAACGCTCTGTCCTCCAAAGTAATTCAACTGGAAGGTTTTACAGCACGTAGTTTACAGTATGAGATTATATTAccgactgcacacacacacgctgtttCAACTGGATTTATTTCACTTTACTGTTGAAAGGCCAGGAAACACTGCAGTCCAATAAAAGTGAATATATGCTATTTGAATAGTGATGCAAACTCATATATGCCTTGCTGCTTATTGTTTGTAGAAGCCGTAAATCGTTTATGAATGGCTATAAGTGTCTAAGGCACTTTtgcatgtgaaaacaaaaagctTAACTATATGAACTTCACTGACTGCAGCCCCagcgtgacaaaaaaaaaaaaaaagacaagccaggtttattcatttatgtttgTTATCTCTCCCCCCTTAAAAATCAGAACCAGTGAGTGAGTAGCTGcagagaaaaatgtcagattaaCTCAAAATTGCATTTATTGCCTGCAAAGTTGGGGTTTTTCTTTACATTACAAACAGACCTTAACATGAGAGAGCTTATGGTGTAGTCGGCCAACccagtgtgagtgtgtaacATGTTTTCAGTCTGAGTGGAGCACTAGCCCAGGTGTTAATGCTATCCAGATGGTTTAGTCTGCTCTTACTACATCTCCTGCCTCCCTCCAGAACCCTCTCAACCACTCTCCCCCACCCCCTGTCTGCTCAGGTATCCCAAACTGGCTGCCAAGCAGCGAGAGTCCAACACAGCTGGAAATGACATATTCGCCAAGTTCTCGGCCTACATCAAAAACACCAAGCAAGAGGCCAACCCTGGTGGGCTGCTCATTCATGCCGTTTACACTGAgcaacatgaaataattttatggCAGCCATTAATACGTTCCTCCACCAGGTCGTAGCAAAGGCTCGTATGTGGATATACCTCTGTCTCATGTCTTTAGTTTTACTGCCACCTAGTGAGGTTATCGACACAAAGGCTTTGTCACTTTTAACTTGTCTTGTTTACGTCCTTGTGTTTGTGGTCTGTGTTAAGTCCTGGAGAAAGGTTTAACCAGAGCTCTGAGGAAGCTGGACACCTACCTGAACAGTGTCTTGCCGGACGAGATCGACGCAGACAGCATGGAAGAGGAGAAGTTCTCGAACCGGTGCTTCCTTGATGGAAACGAGTTCACTCTGGCAGACTGCAACTTACTGCCCAAACTGCACATAGTCAAGGTAAAAGAGGACAAATATCTGACAAAGAGTTTATAAATGTGGATGATTCCGATTTAGAAACCCTGCAAAAAAGAGGAATATGTGGTTTCTATAGTCTTGGACATCAAGTactcattttcaaataaaaaaatattgttttgaaatTCATAACACTCCTACAACTGCTTGTTATACAGCAATAAAAAGGTTAAATAGTTCCAGTGTGAAACAGTTTTAGACCTGCCACTCTGGGAAAAAGGTAATAATAGAATGTAGAATACACAACAGTTCAAATGACAAGTTAGTAGTACTACCTAGAGCAGTTGAACACTTTAGCAGATGTTGGGCAGTTCTTTGCCAAACTATTTTTAGATCCAGTCACAAGATTTCCTGAAGGTGGGTTTTAAATGTCTAACCTAAACCAAGTTGGTCTTCAGTTCATGTCAAAGTCTCAACTTTGTCACCTCTCCTAGGTCGTTGCTAAGAAGTACCGCAACTACGACATCCCCTCAGACATGACAGGTGTGTGGCGGTACCTGAAGAACGCCTACACACGTGACGAATTCACCAACACCTGTGCCGCCGACTCTGAGATCGAGAACGCCTACAAAGACGTGGCGAGGAGGCTGGCCAAGTAACCTAGCGACTGATCGTAGCTCAGACAAAACcagtacaacacaaaaataTCTCTATCAAAGTACACATTACTCTTCTTGAGTCTTCATCAGTGAcatttttacaaagaaaaaatgtttttctgtttcaataAAGTCATGTTACAGATGTCAGTGCATTAGGGTGGCTTGTACTCCTCAACAGGATTGAGGAGTTTCAGTATATCGAGTAAACGGTGCAGAGATTACAGAAGCAGACAAGGCATAAATGAAGTGGAGCAGCAAGTAAATCAAGTTTAATTTAATCCACAGGTTTAGAACCAGATTAAAATTTTGCTGCTGTGAAACTTCTGAACTAACAATTTCACTGCAACATGTCTGTGTCTGCATTTAtgtctcatcacacacacatctctttcATGCATACAACCAAACACTTCACTAGCTGCTTATGTCAggtcattcattttatttattcctcaACCCACAGAAGTCTGGTCTGACTTCAGTGTTTATTATCAATCTTTGGCACCACGTCGATTCGTCCATGATTGACGACTGATGCTAATTGATGAATCCAACCTTTGCAAGCCGCAGATTCATCATCAGTTGacttatgtgttgttgttttgtttcattgagCTCACGTGTAACTTAAAATTCACTCCTGCTTCTAAAAGTCTGATTTTTAAGATTTTACATTTCTGTGATAGATGACATTAGTTTGAAAGAAGTTTAGCTGGAAGGGGCATTGATATCTCATAACAAACCTTGTTCTTGAATTGTTATCATGCATGAATCCCTTTTCAAACCTGATGTaaagatttaaaatgtgaaaaatcctCATGTGCCTTTATTTGGAAGTATCAAAAATCCATGTCAATGTCATCCAGTAACTCACTCTGAAAAGTGTAGAGCAGCCAGAGCTGAGACATTTGTTCTGCCTCTAGCTATTAGTGTTCAGTCTACGTATTGATTTTGTCTTGAGTTACACATGATATTATGAATGGAGAGAGTATTTATTTAGCAGCCCCAATCAGGCCTGATTATGTAGAGCCATTAGGGCTGTGATGAAAAGCATCTTCCAGGCCAGGGCCGCAATGGTCAGGAGCCCTGCCCTCCAGCCCTTCATCAAAGAGACATTTCCTCCTCTATGAAGAGTCTGTCGACATTCACAGCCTAAAGTTCAAGTTCAAAAGTTTCATTGTCCACGCAGACAAGGATGGAAATTTGTTTTGGGGCATGTCGTCTTTGGCTTGGTGTCAGACTGCAACTTTAGCGAGACTTTCTTGAAGAACCATAAGACTCTTGTGTGGTTTGGACAAACATATGATATGAAATTGGAGCATGATGACTGAAAGCCATGTTCATTGCAAAGctctgcaaataaaataatattttcacagaTCTGCTTCtgccatttcttttcttttccatctagGTGATCAATCAACAACAATATGCTCGGGGTTGTCATGAGGGGAAGGGGTGAGCGCTGTGTCTTGTTGATAGTGAAAGGCGCTGGTGGATCCTGGATCAGACTCTCCTGAAAAGGGTTAAGAGCGCCTGGCTGAGCTGATCAAATCCAGTGGTGAAGGTCGGTCTCTCCATTGgtaggagaaagagagagagagtgatgaCCGTTGACAAGCTTAAATAGAGGCTTCCATGCCAGGGATCAAATGCCATCCCTCTTCTCCACTCTCTCATTAAGACGGAAAACCCGAGCGCCGCCATCCGATCTGTCTCCATTTTTCCTCAAAGGAGTCTAACTTGAAAGATCTGCGCCTGTCGGATTTACAATGGTGGGTGAGTGGTGTTTACTGAGACACGGCCTTGCCAGAAACAAcagtcaaagaaaataaatggagaCGGCCTAGTGTTTCCACAGGAGTAAGGAAATATGGAACGAGACTTGTGCCTTACTGTTTGGTAATTAGTACCTAAACATCCCTGTCCTTGGATCCCATCGCTCACATCCAACATTTCTGCGAGCTGGATAATATACAGTGGAGCATTAACGTCAAACACGTCTGGTCATGAGGCCTGGCACGCCACATTAATCTGTTATTACACTCCCAGTGGATCTACCAGTCCCTGGCCTTGGATTGGCCACCGTAGTGAAGGGGAGTCCATACAAGCTGACAGGGACTCACACACAGCATACTTTCATAGCCAGGGTTAGTAAACCTTTTTGACCGAGGAATAAATTATCCAAATTGAGTCTTGCTTTGAGACTTGAGCTGATTAAAACAAACTGCTTCGACGTTTGAGGACCTACCAGAACCAGACCTGTGATCCTATTAAGAACCAGACCCATAGACCTCAATGCTCAGTCAGCTTCTGCTTACTATACTTATTGTACCCAAGGGACAAGCCCATATGTTTCAGGTGACAAGTTAGACCCTGAATTATCCACATCCTCTAACTGCATTAGCAGAAAAAGGGCTTCATGTATTCTGACACgtgttttagtttgtttccAGTCAAATCCATGCTCAATTTCTTAGACCTACAAAATTAAAACGCTTTTTTGAGGATTTCTTCAGAAGAGCAGCATAGGTGTTGTTAACCTTTCTGGACTGATCAGGTCCATCATAGGCGAGGAGCAGAAACTCACTTTCCAGTCACTGATCAAACTTTCCTGCTTCTGGGTGACGGCTGACAGGCGACACCAACATCAGCCCGTTGAGGAGGTGAGGGCTGAGGTTCCACAGGCCTGAGGAGGAAGCCTCTAATCAGAGAACGGCCATGACAGGGAACCATGTCATAACAGGGGATCATGTTTAAAAGAGGAGACAGGGCCATGGAGGGACGAGCCCTCATCTCTTCCTCTCGGAGACGGAGAGCATCTGAGCGAGTATCAAATTCTCAGCAGGTCCTCCAACCTTCCTCCGCTTGCCTGCCCGTGGAGGTTTGAGTGACTTGTGGTGAGGCTTGATGGGGATTATTGATCTGCCTGGCGTGCGCCTGCGGTTTCGACTTAAGACTGAGGACCTCACCAGAGAGCGCACTTGGCGCACTGTCCCAGATCAGCGGTAAAGTCGTGTGGAGGCTGGGACGCGTCCTGGCAATGGAGTAAGGACTGTGAGCGCCTGGAGCCAGGTGATCAAGACATTACTCTGTGTAACTGAATAATCAGGGCCATATTTAGGCGGAAGATGGCAATAAACATATCTGATTCCTCTTTTTGAAGAGGAGTAGTTAAAAATGACTAACAATATCTGCCGACAGCGGAGCCCAAGCGGTATTTACGCTCCTGGGCAGTCTTTACTGGTCAGGGTTTCTTTTTCCAGTTGTGGACCACATGAAATAATCGACGGTCACTGGAGAAGGATGTGGACACTGCGCTAATTAGgtgagatgatgatgtcagGTATTGATACCTACTAGTGAGCCAGAACTTTTCCCCTCTTGCGCTCCGTTCCAGCGTTTATAACCGCGCTGCGGTGACCGCGCTCGCCTTGCGACCACACTCACATCCACATGTCTGACATGTCTGGATCCTCAGCAGCCCTCACACATTCACGCTGTCAGCCGGGGCGCTCACTTTATCATTCATAGCTGTAAATCATCACTTCGCCTGCAGGAAACACgctgcattttattttccagtCATAAACCATAAAACGTGCCTCTAACAAGAGTTATGATCCTCGGAGACTGAGAGGATGAATGTCTAAAGCAGAAGCAGACACGATGGCGGGCatccctcaaccccccccccccaccacccccctaTTTTTTTCTGCCTGGCATCCCCCATATGTCTATGGTTGTGTGGTGGATTTTCCAAAACGCCCCAACATGATCCAAACGTCACCAGGGTTGTATGTCATTCAGCACCAAATTGGATCTCTGCTCTGAATTACCAGACTATTAGTTCTCAGTTAAAAAGTGCCTGATAAAGTTTTAACAGCCCTTCATTCTGGCAGGAAGAACACTCAGTTCTGCTTCATGCTTGGTTTCAGGCAAAGATGCTCTCTGTCcgattttgaaaatgtttttgcctGGCTGGATCTTATGGAAAAAGGCCTGCTTTGCATGAATATTTGGCGCAGAGTGGAGGTTTATCCTGTCTTATGTTCTGTACACTCAGTCGTGCTACAACAGTTTGCCATTTCTGACAGCTGAGCTCTAGTATATAATTTGAAGCACTGACATGAAGTGGAGGCCTTGGACAAAGAggccttttgtttgtgtgtttggtcgCTGTCCATGGTTCTGACACTCAAATTTTCAcacaaattcctttttttttttcagggggtGTGGCCGGTGTCGGATTACATAATCTAAACTGGCAGAAGTCATTACGCGTAGGTATTTTGTATTTCATAAGTGCACTTTTCTCTGAGTTGTGTTTCAGCAAATGGTTTCATGGAATCAGATGTTTCCAAAGTGAGCAAAACACAGGCTTTAATCTAGTGATGAATGGACTCCGGTGCTGGATGTCGGGCTGCCTTACAGTGTAGAATGTCTCTGAGGTTCTGGGCTGTTGCCTGGATGCAGCTCAACTGCCAATTGatcatttcttttattacaGGTCAAATGACAAGTCACTGTTTACAACCCCTTCTCTGTGAGGGTGAAGAACTTTTCATATTTGACTATAATTTATGGAGCAAAGGCTCCAGTCCTCAGAGAGGAGACGTACGGTGTTGGAACTTTTGTACGAGTAGCACTAACATAATAAGAGCAGTTTGGACACATCTAGCTTGCCTTTGGCTGTATGGAACACCGTTTGGGTGGGCCCCTCATCCTGGTGCCGGTGGTTAAATAAAAAGCCACTAGAGTGCGCCAAAGTACACAAGTATTGTTGACTCTGAAATTCCCCCTGGCGCAGGCAGGAAGGTTGCTCCATTATAATCAGATCAAATTAAAATCAGTCTTGTGGTATTCAGGGTGTGCATGGTTGTGCTTCACTAAAAGATGGCCTTCATGTGAGACATCAAAGTCTTCCCGCTGTCATTTTTTAAAGCCTCAAATGACATCAGGTTCGCAAGGTTCATGGAGGTCAATGCTGATTGGACAGAGACGATTGGAAAAGTTCCCTGCTGAGAGTTTATCTCTGGACTAAATGAAAAATCAAGATGTAGGGGTCCCTGTATAGGGCacaaatataacacacacacacacacacacacacacacacacacacacacacacacacacacacacacacacacacacacacacacacacacacacacacacacacacacactaatgagTGAGATGGAAACATACAGTACCCAGCTCTGTGAGTGGCATGGAGCCCTGGGGGATCTCTTACCGCCTGAGCTACTTCCATGAAACCTGTGATGAGGTCAAGCAAACAATTGTATTAgtctgtcagctgtgtgtttgtatacgtgtgtgtgtcagtgtgtgcacGTGCATGTGCACAGACATCTGAATGGAATATTTACAACCTGGtataaaaaatcaaacacacatcagcGCTGGCATCAGGTTCAACCACctaactacaaaaaaaaagaacctccATGCAAGCCTTTCATAAGTGAGTCTGTCTTTTTGCTGCCGTCTATCCTGTTCTTGTGGGACATTATGCTAATTTCTCTGGGTGTCTGGGTCGCGTTGCTCCCCCAGAGTTCATTATTATAATAGCTAGACACGGCTGAGAATGCTGCAAATGTGAACCTGAAACCAGCGGGAGCTTTTTCCATGAAATCTATATTCAGGGAAATCCCGAGAACGTTCCGAATCTGAACCTTAAAAAACACATGGGATGGCGGAGCGCTCCTTCTcgtctgtgtgtttcagcatgtgtacgtgtgtgcgcACACTTAGATTGGCTCTATTATGTCTTGGAATAATGTAAAACAGCTTCTTtgcttctctctgtctctgtttctgtctccatctctctgGTTTCCCAGTGAACCTTTGAAATGAAGCCATGGCAGCAGCAGTGGCAGTAGTTGTTTGGTTGAGCATGCCAAGGCCCTGGCCCACCTTAGTCCCCTTCCAAAGACAATGTTAGTACAGACAGAACGGCAGAGCAGAGATGATACCACAAAATGTGCTACGCGCGACACGCTCAGAGATCTGCTTGACTTTTTCAGAATGGATTTAATAAGGGATGACACAGCTCTGTGTTCTTAGAGATTTCATGCTCGTGTTGGTACATCGTGTCCATCTGGAAAATCAGCTCACAGAGAAATAAATCCCTAGATATAGAAGAGAAtatgtttgtctttaaaatgttcttttaccTGATCAGAGACTTGAAATGCATGCAAATCAAGTTTAGGCCACCCACTGCAGGCGTCAGTTTTCAATGTCACACTTGACTAACTTGCATATTATGAGATGATGGGCGTCAAAGCCGATTGTACATTGTCAAAAATCAAGCTTGTGTCAAACCTGCTTGAAGATAAAGAGGGAAACAAAAGCATTTGATCTTCCG from the Antennarius striatus isolate MH-2024 chromosome 19, ASM4005453v1, whole genome shotgun sequence genome contains:
- the clic5b gene encoding chloride intracellular channel protein 5b isoform X4 — encoded protein: MQTPTCWCIRRTTFLLTSIISTTVESCPSLSRLRRVGLSSRTGLAASCAGNDGESIGNCPFSQRLFMILWLKGVVFNVTTVDLKRKPADLHNLAPGTHPPFLTFNGEVKTDINKIEEFLEETLCPPKYPKLAAKQRESNTAGNDIFAKFSAYIKNTKQEANPVLEKGLTRALRKLDTYLNSVLPDEIDADSMEEEKFSNRCFLDGNEFTLADCNLLPKLHIVKVVAKKYRNYDIPSDMTGVWRYLKNAYTRDEFTNTCAADSEIENAYKDVARRLAK